The segment AATATTTGAACGGCTCTCTTGCAGAAGGTATGATAGGCGGTTTAAAAATAGCCGGTTGCCGTATTTTCGTGGAATAAATCTCCTTGGAAGAATCGTTGTTGCAATCACTGATGTGCGAAGGAATTTAGGGTGAAAACATCAAAATCAAATATGAAAGATTTTGGCAAAATTTTAAAATACGCGCGTCCTTATAAAAAGAGCATCCTTTTTGCTTTTCTTTGCCTGCTTCTGACCTCGGTGATCAATCTCATTTTGCCGTTGGTTGTCCGCAATATGATCAACACGGTCATTGTTCTTAAAGACAGCGGAATTTTGAACGGCCTCACCCGCGATTTAATCCTCATTATCCTGTTTCAGGCGGCCTTTGCCGTGACCCACAACTATATCTTCGGATTTGTAGGTCACCGGATGACCACCGATTTTCGCATTGAGTTTTTTTCTCATATCCAATCGCTTTCTTTAAGGTTTTTCCACTCCCGCCGGGTCGGAGAAATTTTATCGCGCATGAGCAGTGACATCACCGTCATTCAAAATGCGCTGGTTTCCATTCCTGTCGCGGTTTTCCGCCAGACCATCACGCTGCTTGGCGGGCTGGCGATCATTTTTTATTTGAACTGGAAACTGACCGGGCTGATTCTTTTGGTGTTACCGCCGCTCATGCTGTTTGCCCGGATTTTTGGCAAGCGCCTCCGGGTGTTCTCGGAAAAAGTGCAGGACAAGCTGGCGAAAGCCACCGTGGTCCTTGAAGAAGGGGTTTCATCCATCAAGGTGGTGAAATCTTTCGCCAGAGAAGCCTACGAGCAAAAACGATTTGAAAACGAGATCGAAACCGCTTTTGAGGAATCGGTTCGCAAGGTAAAGATTTCCTCATTTTTCGGTCCTTTCATCCTGGGTCTCACCTTTCTGGTTTCCGCCCTGTTGATCTGGTATGGCGGCAATCAAGTCATGCAGGGAGCGACCACACCGGGCGAATTGGCGGCGTTTTTTCTCTACGCGCTTATCATTGCCGGTCCCATCGGAACGTTTGTGCGAATTTACACACAGATTCAGGAAGCCCTGGGCGCGGTCAGGCGCGTCTACGAAATTCTGGACACCCAGCCGATCATCCAGAGTCCCGAAAACCCGGTGGCGTTTTCAACGATCGAAGGAAAAATTCAATACGAAAACGTCACCTTCGGTTACCGGCCAGAGGCTCCGGTTCTTAAAAATGTGAGTTTTGAGATTCAGCCCGGCGAAACCGTCGCGCTGGTGGGGCCGACGGGTGCCGGAAAGTCGACCCTCATTCAATTGTTGCACCGCTTTTTCGACCCCGATCAGGGGTGCATCAAACTCGATGGCCACGACATCCGTCAGTTGGAATTGAAAAATTTTCTCGAGCAGATCGCTTTGGTTCCGCAGGAGACGCTGTTGTTTGGCGGTTCGATCCGCGAAAATATTTTGTATGGCAAACTCGACGCCAGCGACGAAGAGTTGGTGAACGCGGCAAAATCAGCGAACGCGCACGAGTTCATTTTGAAACAGGAAAAAGGTTACGACACGCTGGTCGGGGAAAAGGGCATCAAACTCTCCGGCGGCGAAAGACAAAGAATTGCCATTGCCAGGGCGCTTTTGAAAAA is part of the Nitrospinaceae bacterium genome and harbors:
- a CDS encoding ABC transporter ATP-binding protein, which translates into the protein MKTSKSNMKDFGKILKYARPYKKSILFAFLCLLLTSVINLILPLVVRNMINTVIVLKDSGILNGLTRDLILIILFQAAFAVTHNYIFGFVGHRMTTDFRIEFFSHIQSLSLRFFHSRRVGEILSRMSSDITVIQNALVSIPVAVFRQTITLLGGLAIIFYLNWKLTGLILLVLPPLMLFARIFGKRLRVFSEKVQDKLAKATVVLEEGVSSIKVVKSFAREAYEQKRFENEIETAFEESVRKVKISSFFGPFILGLTFLVSALLIWYGGNQVMQGATTPGELAAFFLYALIIAGPIGTFVRIYTQIQEALGAVRRVYEILDTQPIIQSPENPVAFSTIEGKIQYENVTFGYRPEAPVLKNVSFEIQPGETVALVGPTGAGKSTLIQLLHRFFDPDQGCIKLDGHDIRQLELKNFLEQIALVPQETLLFGGSIRENILYGKLDASDEELVNAAKSANAHEFILKQEKGYDTLVGEKGIKLSGGERQRIAIARALLKNPKILVLDEATSALDNRSESLIQEAMERLMADRTTLVIAHRLSTVRNVDKIIVLDKGRVVEVGKHNELMENESLYYDLYTMKMLEVKSAAAEDPQDNSGLGRAPQKVI